The following are from one region of the Nicotiana tomentosiformis chromosome 7, ASM39032v3, whole genome shotgun sequence genome:
- the LOC138895533 gene encoding uncharacterized protein, whose product MFHDSEDEKEITTNNPILQVRQRIEQIGRLNSQVNALLAEAEEFKKCIDNLASKKEVVEAQLELSDAQLRYAKENALGLIEKMKELQHRLDLATLDKADLAKELEVARFEVIEANKRADAKVAQFKIDVEVNQAKAASMVEHAKWQARREALEEVRAQGFNVGAEIEVSRAEENKARRLAFPEEDSDDSGESEDEDDAENMASDED is encoded by the coding sequence atgttccatgatagtgaagatgaaaaagagataactACTAACAatccgattctgcaggttcggcagaggatcgagcagattggaCGACTTAACTCACAGGTAAATGCGCTACtggccgaggcagaagaatttaaaaagtgtatAGATAACCTTGCCTCTAAAAAGGAAGTCGTCGAAGCTCAGTTGGAGCTTTCCGATGCCCAACTTCGATATGCGAAAGAAAATGCTTTGGGGCtgatcgaaaagatgaaagagcttcagcatcggttggatttggccactttagataaagcagatttggccaaagaactcgaagtggccagattTGAAGTGATTGAGGCCAACAAAAGAGCTGATGCCAAAGTGGCTCAGTTCAAGATCGATGTCGAGGTTAACCAAGCCAAAGCTgcgagcatggtcgaacatgcaaagTGGCAGGCTCGGAGAGAGGCTCTCGAAGAGGTCAGAGCACAGGGCTTCAATGttggggccgagattgaagtctccagggcggaggagaacaaagctcgaaggttggcctttcctgaggaggacTCCGATGACTCTGGGGAGTCTGAAGACGAGGACGATGCCGAGAATATGGCCtccgatgaagattga